In the genome of Candidatus Nitrosotalea sinensis, the window CGGCAGCAATTGGAAAACCATTTCCTAGAGCCTTTCCAAGCGTGGTAATGTCAGGTTTTATTCCAAAGTATTTTTGTGCGCCTCCTGTTGACATTCTAAATCCTGTAACTACTTCATCAAAGATTAGCAGTGAATCATTTTCGGAAGTGAGTTTTCTGATATTTTGTAGAAAGTCTTTTTCTGGCAAGATAAGGCCCATGTTAGCAAGAACAGGTTCTACAATTACCGCAGCTACATCTTTTTCTTTTTCTAAAACATCCTGTAATTCTTTAATATTGTTATATTGTACAACAAGTGTATTTCGAGATACTTCATCAATACTTCCTTCAGATACTGATATTCCAATATGCGCAGCACCAGATCCTGCTTTTACAAGCACATAATCATGCGCTCCATGGTAGCATCCTTCAAATTTTATTATCTTTTTTTTCTTTGTGAATCCCCTTGCAAGACGTATTGCAGTCATTGTTGCTTCACTTCCTGTGTTTACAAGACGTGTCTTTTCCATAGATGGAAGATTTTTCGATACAAGTTCAGAGAGTTTTATTTCAATTTCAGTGGGTGCACAATATAGTGTACCTTTTTCTATTTGTTTTTTCACATCAGAAATTATTTCTTGGTGTAGATGGCCTAAGAGTAACGCTCCATAAGCATTACAAAAATCTAGATACTTGTTTCCATCAACATCCCACATCATGCTTCCCTTTGCTTTTTTTACAAAGAATGGATATGGTGGATAATATCTAACAGGGCTGTTTATTCCTGACGGAATGATTTTTTTAGCACGCATGAACAGGCTTTTGGAACTTGTCATTTAGATAGAAATTAAGTATAATTGTATTATAAGCTAATGAAAATTACTAGATTTTGTCAAAAATTTAGTGGAGTTTCGACTGGCAATTTACAACTGTATCTTTGGACGGGCTTCCAAGAGTACAAGTATTCTGTCCACTTCCACCTTGGATTATGTTGCTTCCAGTACCTACAGTGACCTGCATATTTCCACTTCCTCCTTTGATTATGTTATCACCATTTCCTGCATAGATGGTATTTGTTCCATTTCCTGCGTAGATGATATTGTTACCATCACCTGCAATTACACAGTCTCCAGATGGACCTTCGTGGATTATGTCATTTCCGCCAAGACCGATTATTAGATTAGGTACTACAGAGCCTGTAAGAGTGTCACTTGAATTTGTACCC includes:
- the hemL gene encoding glutamate-1-semialdehyde 2,1-aminomutase translates to MTSSKSLFMRAKKIIPSGINSPVRYYPPYPFFVKKAKGSMMWDVDGNKYLDFCNAYGALLLGHLHQEIISDVKKQIEKGTLYCAPTEIEIKLSELVSKNLPSMEKTRLVNTGSEATMTAIRLARGFTKKKKIIKFEGCYHGAHDYVLVKAGSGAAHIGISVSEGSIDEVSRNTLVVQYNNIKELQDVLEKEKDVAAVIVEPVLANMGLILPEKDFLQNIRKLTSENDSLLIFDEVVTGFRMSTGGAQKYFGIKPDITTLGKALGNGFPIAAVGGKSQILDMLSPEGNVYQASTYAGNPISVSAGISSIQTMNTLRSKLYPKLEKNCKKLVSAIGDLASDMKIPHQINSISSMFQIFFTDNPVVDYTSAKKSDMKTFKKLFETLLKNEVFIAPSQFETVFLSYAHSDEDLNKTISAYEKALRTIKS